The nucleotide window CAAGAACTCATCTAAAGTACGTCTTAAAAACCGTTGCCAGCTTACTGGTCGTCCTAAAGGTTATGTTCGCTACTTTGGCATCTCCAGGGTTGCTTTGAGAGACATGGCTTTGAACGGGAAAATTCCAGGACTTAAAAAAGCCAGCTGGTAATTGATTTCGAATATTGAATATTGATTATTTAATATTTACCGACCAACAAATAAATATTAAATCTACAACCTGCCTGTCGGCAGACAGGTCTTAAATATAGATTATGGTAACAGATCCAATAGCAGATTTCTTAACAAGAATACGTAACGCGCAAATGGCGGGTCACCGTGTGGTTGATATTCCTGCATCTAACCTGAAAAAACGCATGACTGAGATCTTGTACAGACAAGGTTACATCCTGAAGTATAAATTTGAGGATGACAGCAAACAAGGCGTTATTAAAATTGCGTTGAAATACGATGCA belongs to Niabella yanshanensis and includes:
- the rpsN gene encoding 30S ribosomal protein S14, producing the protein MAKTSIKARQLKREKLVEQYAAKREELKQAGDYAALDKLPKNSSKVRLKNRCQLTGRPKGYVRYFGISRVALRDMALNGKIPGLKKASW
- the rpsH gene encoding 30S ribosomal protein S8, translating into MVTDPIADFLTRIRNAQMAGHRVVDIPASNLKKRMTEILYRQGYILKYKFEDDSKQGVIKIALKYDADTKQPAIQSLERVSRPGLRQYAKPAEIRRVKNGLGVAILSTSKGVMTDKEAKAQNVGGEVLCYIY